GTGAAGTCGGCCGGCAACGTCGGATAGCTGTAGGTCGGCATCCAGTTCAGCGTGAACCGGAATGGCCGCGGCACGCCGACCATCTCGATGTCGTGGATCGAAATCCGCTCGACCAGGCCGCCGCGGGTGCGGGCGGACTTGAAGCTGAATCCCAGCCACGTGCCGAACGCCTTCAGGTTGTACACCTCAACGTCGCGCATGCCACCGGACGTCTCGCTGCCGATCGTGAAGAGACCGTGGCCGGTGCGGACGACGCAGTCGCGGATCACGACCCGCTCGGTCGGTCGGCCGACGCGCAGCCCGTCGGCATCGCGACCGGACTTGAGGCACAGGGCGTCGTCGTTGCAGTCGACGTCGCAGTTCTGGACGAGGATGTCGCAGGACGAGTCGATATCGATACCGTCGGAGCTCGGCCCGAGGTTCTCGCGGATGACGATGCCGTCGACGGTGACGTGGTCGGAGAAGCAGACGTGCACGGTCCAGAAGCCGGAACGCTTCAGGACCAGATTGTGCAGGGTGACATCGGACGAGCGGTACACCAGCATCAGACGCGGACGCTTGCAGTCGTAGTCGACGGCCCAGCGGAGATTGCGCGCCTCGTAATCGCGGAGCATGCCGCCCTTTTCGTCGGGGCCCCAAAACTTGTCCCACCAGAACTCACCGCGGCCGTTGATCGTGCCGCCGCCGGTGATGCGAACGCGTTTCTGATCGCAGATGTTGATGAGCGCGGCCGGCCAGGTCATCTCGATGCCGGCGACGCGGGTCCAGATGTCGGGGAAGGCGGCCTCGTCCTGCACCGCGCGCAGTTCCACGCCCTGGTCGACGCGCAGCTCGACGTCGGATTTGAGGAACAGCGAGCCGGTCAGGTACACGCCCGGCGCGAAGGTCACCACGCCCCCGGCGACGGCGGCCGCGTCGATCGCGCGCTGGATGGCGCCCGTGACGGGCGTCGGCTGATTGGGGGCCGCGCCAAAGTCCTGAACGGAGAACGTGCGTAAACTGCCAGCCGGCTTGTGCATGAAAAGAGGTGCTGGCGAGGCCTGGAAGCGCGCCAGTGCCGCCGAATCTCGCAGCTCATCCGGCCCTCTCAACGCAGGGTAATTCGTACCGTCTGATGCGGACTACCGGCGGGCAGCTGCGCCGAGGTGCGCCGGCGGAGCGAGCGTGGGCGAGTGGCCCGCGCGCCGCCGAGTCACAGTGGGCCGAAGCGGGATTTCGCCCAGGCGACAATCCAGGTGATCGGGTCGCGGAACATGGAGATCTTCTTCCCCTCCTTGAACGAGCGCGACTTGTAGCTGATCGGAATCTCGATCGGCCGGTGCCCCTTGCGGATCAGCTTGATCAGGAGCTCCCAGTCGAAATCGAAGCGGTTGCACTCGAACGTCAGGCCCTGGATGCACGAGCGGCGGAACACCTTGTACATGGTGAACGGATCGCGCAGCCGGACCCAGCAGGAGACATTGATCAGGAAGGTGAAGCCCCAATGGGCGGTGTTCAGGAGCAGCGCCTGCACGGGCTGGTCGGAGAACTTGCGGATCGCCCAGCCCCCCTCGCCGTGGCGCGAACCCAGGACAAACTCCTGCCGGCCGGCGGCGATGGGGGCGAGCAGCGTGTCGTAATCGGCGAGATCGTACTCGAGGTCGGCGTCCTGGATCAGGATCACGTCGCCGGTGGCGGCGGCGAGGCCGGCACGGACGGCGTGGCCCTTGCCCTGGGGACGATCCTCGAGGATGACCCGGACCCGCGGGTGGGACTGGTAGCTGAGCACGATGTCCCGGGTGCCGTCGGTCGAATTGCTTTCAATGATGATGATCTCGAGCCGCCAGCCCGGGATTTCCTTCGCCACGATCGCGGCGAGCGCTTCGCGTGCGGTCGCGGCTTCGTTGAAGGCGGGGACGATGACGGACAGGACGCCGTTATGGATGGGCGGAAACGGAGGGTTCAAAGGGAGAGCAGGAGGCAGTTTTCGCTGACGCGAAAACTGAGTTATTCGTTATCGGTTATTGGCGGCCGCCGGAACGAACGCGGACGTGAGAGTGAGAGCGAAAGGAGGGCCAAAGGGGAGCGGGAAAATGAAGAGGGAGGAGGGCCGAAACGACGGGAGACCAAGGGAAAAGTAGCGGGGGAGTATCTGGACATTATTCCTACGCGATTCCTGAGTATCTGGATATTATCGCGTTAGTGGTTGGTACATGGGCAATAATAATTGCAGCCCTCGTGCTCTCGGCGTCCTTGGCCGGGCCTCGCGCGGGCACCGATTGCCGCGTCACTGGACCCAGTCGGCCTTGATGAAGGCACCGCGGAAGAGCGGGTCGTCGAGCGCGGCGCGCACGCGATTTTCGCCGAGCACGAGTTCGTCGGGGGTGAAGCCGTACGTGGCGACTTTGGCGCGGAGAACCTCGCGTCCATCCAGCCGGATCCACAGCTCGCCCTCGGCGGGTTGGCCGAAGCGATCCGGGGCGAAGCTGGGCAGGTGAATCTCGAGGTCGTGGCCGATATTCTCGTCGACCTCGATCATCTCGCCGGAGCGGAGCGGCGCGCCCCAGTGATCGAAGCGAAACTGGAGCGCGGACGTGCCCACGTAGTATACGGAGAGGATGTCCGCGGCGCCGGCGTGGCCGGTGCTCAGAATCGGTCGCCAGGCGCCCTTCACGCCCTTGGGCAGCATCATGCGCAGGACGAGCGTTCCGCCGCGGCGCCCGGTCATCGCGGCGTCGGCGACGGCGCGCAAGCCGGGGAACGTCGCGGCAATGCTGGCGTCGCCGCTGCGGTTTTCCCCGACGACGACCTGCGCGTGGGTCGAAGCGACGGCGGGCACCGATGCATGCCAAGCCAGGCGATCGTCGCACCAGAGGGCGAGGAGCCGGGACCCGGCAACTGGCTGGGCCCAGCCGGTCTCCGTCTGGCGGATCTCCAGCCGATGGGGAGCGTCGGTATCGAAGGCGAAGGCATCGCTCCACGAGCGCGTGCCGTCGGCCGCGCGATAGC
The Opitutus sp. ER46 DNA segment above includes these coding regions:
- a CDS encoding glycoside hydrolase family 28 protein, which encodes MHKPAGSLRTFSVQDFGAAPNQPTPVTGAIQRAIDAAAVAGGVVTFAPGVYLTGSLFLKSDVELRVDQGVELRAVQDEAAFPDIWTRVAGIEMTWPAALINICDQKRVRITGGGTINGRGEFWWDKFWGPDEKGGMLRDYEARNLRWAVDYDCKRPRLMLVYRSSDVTLHNLVLKRSGFWTVHVCFSDHVTVDGIVIRENLGPSSDGIDIDSSCDILVQNCDVDCNDDALCLKSGRDADGLRVGRPTERVVIRDCVVRTGHGLFTIGSETSGGMRDVEVYNLKAFGTWLGFSFKSARTRGGLVERISIHDIEMVGVPRPFRFTLNWMPTYSYPTLPADFTGEIPAHWKRMLEPVLPPERGLPEFRNISFERIVSRAAAPGEFDRVLSSSVAMHTPDPLASLALDIEAYPEKPMRDIRWNDVRIEAESAGTVRYAAGWKMAGVQIVTPQPSQLELIDCVDFVAPQLRKG
- a CDS encoding glycosyltransferase family 2 protein — protein: MNPPFPPIHNGVLSVIVPAFNEAATAREALAAIVAKEIPGWRLEIIIIESNSTDGTRDIVLSYQSHPRVRVILEDRPQGKGHAVRAGLAAATGDVILIQDADLEYDLADYDTLLAPIAAGRQEFVLGSRHGEGGWAIRKFSDQPVQALLLNTAHWGFTFLINVSCWVRLRDPFTMYKVFRRSCIQGLTFECNRFDFDWELLIKLIRKGHRPIEIPISYKSRSFKEGKKISMFRDPITWIVAWAKSRFGPL